The window ACCCGCTCAACGCGTGGTACGTCGCTGCATGGGATTACGAGGTCACTCGCAACCCGATGTCTCGCACAATCGCAGACCGTCCCTTGGCTCTCTATCGCACGGAAGATGGCAAGCCCGTCGCCTTGGCGGATGCCTGCTGGCACCGCCTCGCCCCCCTGTCTATGGGTAAAGCGGTTGGAAAAGATGGCATCCAGTGCCCTTATCACGGCATCGTGTTCAACTCTGCGGGCCGCTGCATCTCCATGCCTGCGCAGGAAACCGTGAACCCCAGCGCCACCGTCCCCTCGTTCCCCGCCGTTCAACGCCACCGTTACGTCTGGGTCTGGCTCGGTGACCCCACCCTCGCCGACCCCGACACCATTCCCAATATGTTCCAGATGGATCACCCTGAGTGGACCGGCGATGGTCGTACCATCCATGCTGACTGCAACTACCAGCTCATCGTGGACAACCTGATGGACCTCACCCACGAAGAGTTCGTGCACGGCTCTAGCATCGGCCAGGCCGAGCTGAGTGAATCAGATTTCACCACCACTCACGATGACACCTCCGTCACCGTGACCCGGTGGATGAAGGGCATCTACCCACCTCCCTTCTGGAAGAAGAACCTGCACGATGTCTTCCCCGGCTATGAGGGTAAGGTCGACCGCTGGCAGATCATTCGTTTCGAAGCTCCCGGCACCATCTGCATTGACGTCGGAGTGGCCAAGGCAGACACCGGCGCCCCCGAGGGTGACCGCAGCCAGGGCGTGAATGCGTTCGTCATGAACACCATCTCCCCCGAGTCCGCCAAGACCAGTCACTACTTCTGGTCCATCCAGCGCAACTACCGCCTGGACAGCCAAACCATCACCACGCAGATGCGTGAAGGTGTGCACGGCGTATTCGGAGAAGACGAAGTCATGCTTCGAGCTCAGCAGAAAGCCATTGACGCCAACCCTGACTACGAGTTTTACAACATCAACATCGATGCCGGCGGCATGTGGGTTCGTCGCCTGCTCGAGCGTCAACTTCTTGCTGAAGGACGCTTGGGAACCAAGCAAGAAGAAGGTTGGACCGAGTAACAATGGCAGCAACCAATATCGAAGTCTGGCAGCAGGGCGAAATCATTGAGATTTCCCAGGCCGCCAACGACATCAAGAAGATTGTTATTCGCCAGTCAAAGCCGGCAAAGGCTGACCCTGGATCCCACATTGACCTCATGGTGAAGGCAAACGGAGAAATGGTTCGCCGTTCCTACTCCGTGGTCTCGCAGAGCGAGGACCTTAAGGACCTCACTCTGGGTGTGTTCTTGGTTCCTAACTCTCGCGGTGGCTCTATCGCGGTGCATGAGCTGAACGTGGGCGACCAGCTGGACATCACTCAGCCACTGCAGAACTTCCCCCTGCGTGTAGGTGCAGAGCGCTATGTGCTCATCGCCGGTGGCATTGGCGTCACCGCCATCATGGCGATGGCGGCTGTGCTCAAGCGCATTGGTGCCAACTACACGCTGATGTATGCAGCACGCAGTAGAGATGC of the Aurantimicrobium photophilum genome contains:
- a CDS encoding aromatic ring-hydroxylating dioxygenase subunit alpha; translation: MVAQNLGSTTTTKITNYPLNAWYVAAWDYEVTRNPMSRTIADRPLALYRTEDGKPVALADACWHRLAPLSMGKAVGKDGIQCPYHGIVFNSAGRCISMPAQETVNPSATVPSFPAVQRHRYVWVWLGDPTLADPDTIPNMFQMDHPEWTGDGRTIHADCNYQLIVDNLMDLTHEEFVHGSSIGQAELSESDFTTTHDDTSVTVTRWMKGIYPPPFWKKNLHDVFPGYEGKVDRWQIIRFEAPGTICIDVGVAKADTGAPEGDRSQGVNAFVMNTISPESAKTSHYFWSIQRNYRLDSQTITTQMREGVHGVFGEDEVMLRAQQKAIDANPDYEFYNINIDAGGMWVRRLLERQLLAEGRLGTKQEEGWTE